A window of the Halobacterium hubeiense genome harbors these coding sequences:
- a CDS encoding DUF7504 family protein has translation MATDADVPPASNVLGITYETAAETWLGEVQSGPERTAVVSVGEHSRAAAAAPAEPTAAASEDLAVATAAVETVPEVADVASVGVLVNDYVSAWDDETTVYVDDFSALLDPTSTETAFRFAHALTSCAAANDARVVAGLDTADRPSYVAATFAELFDDVREV, from the coding sequence GTGGCGACGGACGCCGACGTCCCGCCGGCGTCGAACGTGCTTGGTATCACTTACGAGACCGCCGCGGAGACGTGGCTCGGGGAGGTCCAGTCCGGTCCGGAGCGCACCGCCGTCGTGAGTGTCGGGGAGCACTCGCGGGCGGCCGCTGCCGCGCCGGCCGAACCGACCGCCGCCGCGTCCGAGGACCTCGCGGTCGCGACGGCCGCCGTCGAGACCGTCCCGGAGGTCGCGGACGTCGCCAGCGTCGGCGTGCTCGTCAACGACTACGTGTCGGCGTGGGACGACGAGACCACCGTCTACGTCGACGACTTCTCGGCGCTGCTGGACCCGACGTCCACGGAGACGGCGTTCCGGTTCGCGCACGCGCTGACGTCGTGTGCGGCCGCCAACGACGCGCGCGTCGTCGCCGGCCTCGACACCGCCGACCGACCGTCGTACGTCGCCGCGACGTTCGCGGAGCTGTTCGACGACGTCCGCGAGGTCTAG
- a CDS encoding outer membrane protein assembly factor BamB family protein: MASGPSPSSPPPSESSPRRSSRRAFLAGLGAVSATALAGCSALDGDAGPAPFPDGDWRTYGNGATNANYAAGGVPEPEAHTNLASGQWPQLPPVVHDGVVYFAADRAVVAVTPDGNEQWTCRLDVEACGAPALDPERGRLYVPTRVVPTQDGPDPAPASVTVLSLADGDIVATHRVGDGRTYGVTVADGDVYARSATSCVRLAPDGTERWRRSLTPLVYDEYNLGDSSATQIPPAVTDDGVYVPDRDALVKFDRETGDEQWRVPVDTPYAAAVVDDGGVVQTGWQETVAVTRSGDVRWRRDLQSRAAAAADGGDLYVVSGDLHEVDAETGETNWQAHLPSEGTAAPVVTDESVLAVAGSVYAFRRDAGGFLGPDRRRWRVAAVNATTHASPVLAAGRAFVVTLSRLVALSPETSD, from the coding sequence ATGGCTTCTGGTCCCTCGCCCTCCAGCCCTCCACCCTCGGAGTCGTCTCCGCGTCGTTCGTCGCGGCGCGCGTTCCTCGCGGGCCTCGGCGCGGTCTCGGCGACCGCGCTCGCGGGCTGTAGCGCGCTCGACGGCGACGCCGGTCCGGCCCCGTTCCCCGACGGCGACTGGCGGACGTACGGCAACGGCGCGACGAACGCGAACTACGCCGCGGGCGGCGTCCCGGAGCCCGAAGCCCACACGAACCTCGCGTCCGGGCAGTGGCCGCAGTTGCCGCCGGTCGTCCACGACGGCGTCGTCTACTTCGCCGCGGACCGAGCGGTCGTCGCCGTGACGCCGGACGGCAACGAGCAGTGGACGTGCCGCCTCGACGTGGAAGCCTGCGGCGCGCCCGCGCTGGATCCCGAGCGCGGCCGGCTCTATGTCCCGACTCGGGTCGTCCCGACGCAGGACGGCCCGGACCCGGCGCCCGCGTCGGTCACCGTCCTCTCACTCGCGGACGGCGACATCGTCGCGACCCACCGCGTCGGCGACGGCCGCACGTACGGCGTCACGGTCGCCGACGGCGACGTGTACGCCCGGAGCGCGACGTCGTGCGTGCGGCTCGCGCCCGACGGCACTGAGCGCTGGCGGCGCTCGCTGACGCCGCTGGTCTACGACGAGTACAACCTCGGCGACTCGTCGGCGACCCAGATTCCACCAGCAGTCACCGACGACGGCGTGTACGTCCCCGACCGGGACGCGCTCGTGAAGTTCGACCGCGAGACTGGCGACGAACAGTGGCGCGTCCCCGTGGACACGCCGTACGCCGCCGCGGTCGTGGACGACGGCGGCGTCGTCCAGACGGGCTGGCAGGAGACGGTCGCTGTCACGCGCTCGGGCGACGTTCGCTGGCGGCGGGACCTCCAGAGTCGGGCGGCCGCCGCGGCCGACGGCGGCGACCTCTACGTCGTCTCCGGCGACCTCCACGAGGTCGACGCCGAGACCGGGGAGACGAACTGGCAGGCACACCTCCCTAGCGAGGGGACGGCCGCGCCGGTCGTGACCGACGAGTCGGTCCTCGCCGTCGCCGGTAGCGTCTACGCGTTCCGCCGGGACGCCGGCGGCTTCCTCGGTCCCGACCGGCGGCGCTGGCGCGTCGCCGCGGTCAACGCGACGACGCACGCGTCCCCGGTGCTGGCGGCCGGGCGGGCGTTCGTCGTCACGCTGTCGCGTCTCGTGGCGCTCTCGCCCGAGACGAGCGACTGA
- a CDS encoding ABC transporter ATP-binding protein: MAATEDSAFDEYRDRVERPLGRLFREYGASEWPYFAAGMVANVVARVASLLPPVVLGAAIDSVFTGNAPFDLPLVPAAWFPTEEVAVFELSVVLIAGSFLVTAVFTYAYGVTANLFAHRVMHDVRTDSFAKMQGLDMTFFDDKQTGEVMSVLNNDASNLEVFLDDALQNSARLVVMVAGITAILVAENWQLAVVTLSAIPLMVALTSWFMKRAEPRYERQRAAVGNLNTKLENSLAGVELVKTNAAEAHETDRVTDASYRFFRDTMDVLRLSYVYRPGMELLAGLSFAVTFAVGGYWLLYGPPLFLSGSLSPGAFVTFIFLTQRFVTPLAEVSNIVDQYENARASSARVFGLMDVPSAVTEAEEAVELTDVEGRVEYDDVTFSYDAEETVIDDVSFDADPGDTVALVGPTGAGKSTLCKLLLRLYDVDEGAVRVDGHDVRDLTLASLREHVGYVSQDTFLFDGTIAENIAYGQFDADREAVVEATKAADAHEFVVDLPEGYDTEVGERGVKLSGGQRQRIDIARAILKDPEILVFDEATSDVDTETERRIQASLDDLSADRTALVIAHRLSTVRDADAILVVEDGEITERGTHDDLLDRGGRYADLWNVQTTTLDE; encoded by the coding sequence ATGGCAGCGACGGAGGACAGCGCCTTCGACGAGTACCGCGACCGCGTCGAGCGGCCGCTCGGCCGGCTGTTCCGGGAGTACGGCGCCAGCGAGTGGCCGTACTTCGCGGCCGGCATGGTGGCGAACGTCGTCGCGCGCGTCGCCAGCCTCCTGCCGCCGGTCGTACTGGGGGCCGCCATCGACAGCGTGTTCACCGGGAACGCGCCCTTCGACCTCCCGCTCGTGCCCGCGGCGTGGTTCCCGACCGAGGAGGTCGCCGTCTTCGAACTGTCCGTGGTGCTCATCGCGGGGTCGTTCCTCGTCACCGCCGTGTTCACGTACGCGTACGGCGTCACCGCGAACCTGTTCGCGCACCGCGTGATGCACGACGTCCGCACGGACTCGTTCGCGAAGATGCAGGGCCTGGACATGACGTTCTTCGACGACAAACAGACCGGCGAGGTGATGTCCGTGCTGAACAACGACGCCTCGAACCTCGAAGTGTTCCTCGACGACGCGCTCCAGAACTCCGCGCGGCTCGTCGTGATGGTCGCGGGCATCACCGCCATCCTCGTCGCCGAGAACTGGCAGCTGGCGGTCGTCACGCTGTCGGCGATTCCGCTGATGGTCGCGCTCACGTCGTGGTTCATGAAGCGCGCCGAGCCCCGCTACGAGCGCCAGCGCGCCGCCGTCGGCAACCTCAACACGAAACTGGAGAACAGCCTCGCGGGGGTCGAACTCGTGAAGACCAACGCCGCCGAGGCCCACGAGACCGACCGCGTCACGGACGCCTCCTACCGGTTCTTCCGGGACACGATGGACGTCCTCCGCCTGAGCTACGTCTACCGGCCGGGCATGGAGCTGCTCGCCGGGCTCTCCTTTGCTGTGACGTTCGCCGTCGGCGGCTACTGGCTGCTGTACGGCCCGCCGCTGTTCCTCTCGGGGTCGCTGTCCCCGGGCGCGTTCGTCACGTTCATCTTCCTCACCCAACGGTTCGTCACGCCGCTGGCGGAGGTGTCGAACATCGTCGACCAGTACGAGAACGCGAGGGCCTCCTCCGCGCGCGTGTTCGGCCTCATGGATGTCCCCTCGGCGGTCACGGAGGCCGAGGAGGCCGTCGAACTCACCGACGTCGAGGGGCGCGTCGAGTACGACGACGTGACGTTCAGCTACGACGCCGAGGAAACCGTCATCGACGACGTCTCCTTCGACGCAGACCCCGGCGATACCGTCGCGCTCGTGGGGCCGACCGGCGCCGGGAAGTCCACGCTCTGCAAGCTCCTGTTGCGGTTGTACGACGTGGACGAGGGCGCGGTTCGCGTGGACGGCCACGACGTCCGCGACCTGACGCTGGCGAGTCTCCGCGAGCACGTCGGCTACGTCAGTCAGGACACGTTCCTCTTCGACGGCACCATCGCGGAGAACATCGCGTACGGCCAGTTCGACGCCGACCGCGAGGCGGTCGTCGAGGCCACGAAAGCCGCCGACGCCCACGAGTTCGTCGTCGACCTCCCGGAGGGCTACGACACGGAGGTCGGGGAGCGCGGCGTGAAGCTCTCTGGTGGCCAGCGGCAACGCATCGACATCGCACGCGCCATCCTCAAAGACCCCGAGATTCTGGTCTTCGACGAGGCGACCAGCGACGTCGACACGGAGACCGAGCGCCGCATCCAGGCGAGCCTCGACGACCTCTCCGCGGACCGCACCGCGCTCGTCATCGCGCACCGGCTCTCCACCGTCCGGGACGCCGACGCGATTCTGGTCGTCGAGGACGGCGAAATCACCGAGCGCGGCACCCACGACGACCTCCTCGACCGCGGCGGCCGGTACGCCGACCTCTGGAACGTCCAGACGACCACGCTGGACGAGTGA
- a CDS encoding MATE family efflux transporter, translated as MIRLAWPMVVIQLLQVTYNLADTFWLGRLSGNAVAAISLAFPLVFFLISVGGGFTTAGSILVAQFTGADSEGSAGKVAAQTLGFVVAISTVLGVVGHFLTRDMLALLPAQAETARVVVPLAGDYMEVFFLGMPALFGFFVFSALMRGYGNTRTPMLVMFVSVAINVALDPFLIFGWWVFPEMGIAGAAVATIFARLVAAVIGVYVLFFTNAGPDISLSQFAPDFSMISRIVRVGTPSAAEQSTSALAMITLTAMVASFAPAVVGAFGLGNRLISLVFLPAMGLGRATNTMVGQNLGAKQPERAERAVWLAAKVAAGVLLAVAVLAAIFPRPIVAVFLSPGAENAAAIVEYGSTYVRIRAVEFVFVGVVQVLLGAFRGAGNTKTAMVISMVTLWIGRVLTVYLFAFTLDWGAMGIWVGMAFGNITGAIVAAAWFTRGTWKRTLVDADDGDPA; from the coding sequence ATGATTCGGCTCGCGTGGCCGATGGTCGTCATCCAGCTCCTCCAGGTGACGTACAACCTCGCGGACACGTTCTGGCTCGGCCGGCTGTCCGGGAACGCCGTCGCCGCCATCAGCCTCGCGTTCCCGCTGGTGTTCTTCCTCATCTCCGTCGGCGGCGGGTTCACGACCGCCGGGTCGATTCTCGTCGCGCAGTTCACGGGCGCCGACAGCGAGGGCTCCGCGGGGAAGGTCGCCGCGCAGACGCTGGGCTTCGTCGTCGCCATCTCGACGGTCCTCGGCGTCGTCGGCCACTTCCTCACGCGGGACATGCTCGCGTTGCTCCCCGCGCAGGCCGAGACCGCCCGGGTCGTCGTGCCGCTGGCCGGCGACTACATGGAGGTGTTCTTCCTCGGGATGCCCGCGCTGTTCGGCTTCTTCGTGTTCTCCGCGCTGATGCGCGGCTACGGCAACACCCGCACGCCGATGCTCGTGATGTTCGTCAGCGTCGCCATCAACGTCGCCCTCGACCCGTTCCTCATCTTCGGCTGGTGGGTGTTCCCCGAGATGGGCATCGCGGGCGCCGCCGTCGCCACCATCTTCGCGCGCCTCGTCGCCGCCGTCATCGGCGTCTACGTCCTCTTCTTCACGAACGCCGGCCCCGACATCTCGCTGTCCCAGTTCGCGCCCGACTTCTCGATGATTTCCCGCATCGTCCGCGTCGGCACGCCTAGCGCCGCCGAGCAGTCCACGAGCGCGCTCGCGATGATTACGCTCACCGCGATGGTGGCGTCGTTCGCGCCCGCCGTCGTCGGCGCGTTCGGACTCGGCAACCGCCTCATCTCGCTGGTGTTCCTGCCCGCGATGGGACTGGGCCGCGCCACCAACACGATGGTCGGGCAGAACCTCGGCGCGAAACAGCCCGAGCGCGCCGAGCGCGCCGTCTGGCTCGCCGCGAAGGTCGCCGCCGGCGTCCTCCTCGCGGTCGCCGTCCTCGCCGCCATCTTCCCGCGGCCCATCGTCGCGGTGTTCCTCAGCCCCGGCGCGGAGAACGCCGCCGCCATCGTCGAGTACGGCTCGACGTACGTCCGCATCCGCGCCGTCGAGTTCGTCTTCGTCGGCGTCGTCCAAGTCTTGCTCGGCGCGTTCCGCGGCGCCGGCAACACGAAGACCGCGATGGTGATTTCGATGGTGACGCTGTGGATTGGCCGCGTCCTCACCGTCTACCTGTTCGCGTTCACGCTCGACTGGGGTGCTATGGGTATCTGGGTCGGAATGGCGTTCGGGAACATCACCGGTGCCATCGTCGCCGCCGCGTGGTTCACGCGCGGCACGTGGAAGCGCACGCTCGTCGACGCCGACGACGGCGACCCCGCATGA
- a CDS encoding DJ-1/PfpI family protein — MDVAILLYEGFDELDAVAPYEVFRTAAAFGADVDANLKTLVPSERVTASHGLRVEPDDVLIGTPDLVLVPGGGWNDRSENGTWAEVQDGTLPERLATLHDGGATVATVCTGALLAAEGDLLEGRPATTHESAKDDLREYGVDVRDDRYVDDGTVLTAAGVTAGIDLALHLLERECSPGVAEQVADEIEYDHTY, encoded by the coding sequence ATGGACGTCGCGATACTGCTGTACGAGGGGTTCGACGAGCTGGACGCGGTCGCGCCCTACGAGGTGTTCCGGACGGCCGCCGCGTTCGGCGCGGACGTGGACGCGAACCTGAAGACGCTGGTACCAAGCGAGCGCGTGACCGCGAGCCACGGCCTCCGCGTCGAACCGGACGACGTGCTCATCGGCACGCCCGACCTCGTGCTCGTGCCCGGGGGCGGCTGGAACGACCGCAGCGAGAACGGCACGTGGGCCGAAGTGCAGGACGGCACGCTCCCGGAGCGCCTCGCTACGCTCCACGACGGCGGCGCGACCGTCGCGACAGTCTGCACGGGCGCGCTCCTCGCCGCGGAGGGCGACCTCCTAGAGGGGCGGCCGGCGACCACCCACGAGTCCGCGAAAGACGACCTCCGCGAGTACGGCGTCGACGTCCGCGACGACCGCTACGTCGACGACGGCACCGTCCTCACCGCCGCCGGCGTCACCGCCGGCATCGATCTCGCTCTCCACCTCCTCGAACGCGAGTGCTCGCCCGGCGTCGCCGAACAGGTCGCCGACGAAATCGAGTACGACCACACCTACTGA
- a CDS encoding 2Fe-2S iron-sulfur cluster-binding protein: protein MVNTLGLLLGLGMALALVGLHLLKGTSKPVPEDIASEVLEQRASTVPETDFPEPYNRSIGGGGGAGAVAGGAAEGELEEESEEDEGFDPESIPEDEVEYYEIEFVKEGETIEVANNESILDAGEEEGWDLPYACRQGQCLSCGGRVASGEDASEFIRHTNNETLSDDEMEKGYMLTCTAHPTTSFSVETDETP, encoded by the coding sequence ATGGTGAACACACTGGGGCTGCTGCTCGGTCTCGGGATGGCGCTCGCGCTCGTCGGGCTCCACCTCCTGAAGGGCACGTCGAAGCCCGTCCCCGAGGACATCGCCAGCGAGGTCCTCGAACAGCGCGCCTCGACGGTTCCGGAGACCGACTTCCCGGAGCCGTACAACCGCTCTATCGGCGGTGGCGGCGGCGCCGGCGCGGTCGCGGGCGGCGCCGCGGAAGGCGAACTCGAAGAGGAGAGCGAGGAAGACGAGGGCTTCGACCCCGAATCCATCCCGGAGGACGAGGTCGAGTACTACGAAATCGAGTTCGTCAAGGAAGGCGAGACCATCGAGGTCGCGAACAACGAGTCCATCCTCGACGCCGGCGAGGAGGAGGGCTGGGACCTCCCGTACGCCTGCCGGCAGGGCCAGTGCCTGTCGTGTGGCGGCCGCGTCGCCAGCGGCGAGGACGCGAGCGAGTTCATCCGCCACACGAACAACGAGACGCTCAGCGACGACGAGATGGAGAAGGGGTACATGCTGACGTGTACCGCCCACCCGACCACGTCGTTCTCCGTCGAGACCGACGAGACGCCGTAA
- the corA gene encoding magnesium/cobalt transporter CorA — translation MTVDCVVYAADGLAEWTDLEAARDAEGTTWVRVTDPSDAELDDVADAYDIHALEVEDVRGDVRPKVEEFDEHTFVLVKAATLRRGDVAFAEELHAQQVGLFLGDDWLVTVEPERVASLDDVWERVHREEPRLASRGADFTAYRCLDRVVDDYFAILDDIEDDIEVVEDEVVDAAGDDVLERINDLRRDLLSVRRLLWPTREAVGVLARGDPEQIGEDAEKYYRDVYDHLVQLVDLVETYRDLTSGARDIYLNALSMSTNDAMKKLTVVATVILPLTFVAGVYGMNFEHMPELAWPYGYPAVMVGMAAMALILMAYFRREDWV, via the coding sequence GTGACCGTCGACTGCGTCGTCTACGCGGCCGACGGGCTCGCGGAGTGGACCGACCTCGAAGCCGCGCGGGACGCCGAAGGGACGACGTGGGTGCGCGTGACCGACCCCAGCGACGCCGAACTCGACGACGTCGCCGACGCCTACGACATCCACGCGCTGGAAGTCGAGGACGTGCGCGGGGACGTCCGGCCGAAGGTCGAGGAGTTCGACGAACACACGTTCGTGCTCGTGAAGGCGGCGACGCTGCGGCGCGGCGACGTCGCGTTCGCGGAGGAACTCCACGCACAGCAGGTCGGGCTGTTCCTCGGGGACGACTGGCTGGTCACCGTCGAACCGGAGCGCGTCGCCTCGCTGGACGACGTCTGGGAGCGCGTCCACCGCGAGGAGCCGCGGCTCGCCTCCCGGGGCGCGGACTTCACCGCGTACCGGTGTCTCGACCGCGTCGTCGACGACTACTTCGCCATCCTGGACGACATCGAGGACGACATCGAGGTCGTCGAGGACGAGGTCGTGGACGCCGCCGGCGACGACGTCCTCGAGCGCATCAACGACCTGCGCCGCGACCTGCTGTCCGTGCGGCGGCTGCTGTGGCCGACGCGGGAAGCCGTCGGCGTGCTGGCGCGCGGCGACCCCGAGCAGATCGGCGAGGACGCCGAGAAGTACTACCGGGACGTCTACGACCACCTCGTCCAGCTCGTCGACCTCGTGGAGACGTACCGCGACCTGACGAGCGGCGCCCGGGACATCTACCTGAACGCGCTGTCGATGTCCACCAACGACGCGATGAAGAAGCTCACCGTCGTCGCCACCGTCATCCTCCCGCTGACGTTCGTCGCGGGCGTCTACGGCATGAACTTCGAGCACATGCCGGAGCTGGCGTGGCCGTACGGCTACCCGGCGGTGATGGTCGGGATGGCCGCGATGGCGCTGATACTGATGGCGTACTTCCGCCGCGAGGACTGGGTCTAG
- a CDS encoding deoxyuridine 5'-triphosphate nucleotidohydrolase has protein sequence MYESGAFVAEHVEPVTKAQVQPNGVDLTVEAVLEQRQPGRIGTDGKTIGDRQPVATEAETFTLSPGGYILQYAETISIPEDHVGFLYPRSSLMRNSCMLNTAVWDAGYTGKGEGLLQVHHEVELERGARVAQLVLADAEHADTYEGSYQGERVE, from the coding sequence ATGTACGAGAGCGGCGCGTTCGTCGCCGAGCACGTCGAACCGGTCACGAAAGCACAGGTCCAGCCGAACGGCGTCGACCTCACCGTCGAAGCCGTCCTCGAACAGCGCCAGCCCGGCCGCATCGGAACCGACGGCAAGACCATCGGCGACCGCCAGCCGGTCGCGACCGAGGCAGAGACGTTCACGCTCTCGCCGGGCGGCTACATCCTCCAGTACGCCGAGACCATCTCCATCCCCGAGGACCACGTCGGCTTCCTCTACCCGCGGTCGTCGCTGATGCGGAACTCCTGCATGCTCAACACCGCCGTCTGGGACGCCGGCTACACCGGGAAGGGCGAGGGACTGCTGCAGGTCCACCACGAGGTCGAACTCGAACGCGGTGCGCGCGTCGCCCAGCTCGTGCTCGCCGACGCCGAACACGCCGACACCTACGAGGGGAGCTACCAGGGCGAGCGCGTCGAGTAG
- a CDS encoding decarboxylating 6-phosphogluconate dehydrogenase has product MELGVVGLGRMGRIVVDRCLDAGHDVVAFDIDADAREDAADAGATPAESIPDLVDELGDEKRVWLMVPAGDPVDAALDELAPELDADDVVVDGGNSHFEDSTRRAGEYEFAYLDCGTSGGPASAELGFSLMVGGPQWAYDELVPVFDAVATGPDGHDRMGPAGSGHYVKMVHNGVEYALMQAYGEGFELLHEGRYDLDLEAVANTWNNGAVIRSWLLELCEEAFREEGNDLGDVADHVAGGSTGTWTVQESLEQEVPLPIIYQALAERFDSRASGDGEGRFARRLANRLRYGFGRHEVARKE; this is encoded by the coding sequence ATGGAACTCGGTGTTGTCGGTCTCGGCCGCATGGGGCGCATCGTCGTCGACCGGTGTCTGGACGCGGGCCACGACGTGGTCGCGTTCGACATCGACGCGGACGCCCGCGAGGACGCCGCCGACGCCGGCGCGACGCCCGCGGAATCGATTCCCGACCTCGTGGACGAACTCGGCGACGAGAAGCGTGTCTGGCTGATGGTGCCCGCCGGCGACCCCGTGGACGCCGCGCTCGACGAACTCGCGCCCGAACTCGACGCCGACGACGTGGTCGTGGACGGCGGGAACAGCCACTTCGAGGACTCCACGCGGCGCGCCGGCGAGTACGAGTTCGCGTACCTCGACTGCGGCACCTCCGGCGGCCCCGCCAGCGCGGAACTCGGCTTCTCACTGATGGTCGGCGGCCCCCAGTGGGCGTACGACGAACTCGTTCCGGTCTTCGACGCGGTTGCGACCGGCCCGGACGGCCACGACCGCATGGGGCCCGCGGGCTCGGGCCACTACGTGAAGATGGTCCACAACGGCGTCGAGTACGCGCTCATGCAGGCGTACGGCGAGGGCTTCGAACTCCTCCACGAGGGCCGCTACGACCTCGATTTGGAAGCCGTCGCGAACACGTGGAACAACGGCGCCGTCATCCGATCGTGGCTACTGGAACTCTGCGAGGAAGCGTTCCGCGAGGAGGGCAACGACCTCGGCGACGTCGCCGACCACGTCGCCGGCGGCTCTACGGGCACGTGGACGGTCCAGGAGAGCCTCGAACAGGAGGTCCCGCTCCCCATCATCTATCAGGCGCTCGCCGAGCGCTTCGACTCCCGCGCCAGCGGCGACGGCGAGGGGCGGTTCGCGCGGCGGCTCGCGAACCGGCTGCGGTACGGGTTCGGCAGACACGAGGTCGCTCGGAAGGAGTAG
- a CDS encoding DUF502 domain-containing protein, with protein sequence MRLKESLKSSFLAGVVLVAPLVATIVILRFVTNLLAGQLQPIVEGTRLASYTADNYLLAQLVALAVLLVAVTVLGAFAKRPTGRRVFGRTGRLVNFVPVFRTIYSSVKQMANSVSSRSSDFESAVYVEYERDGLYRLGLKTGESPSGVGDVAGEPAHNVFVPGSPNPTQGALLMVPESRVYDADLSVRTAIRILMTTGMADGSGSDAIELDEDELAAMGAAPDDDRDAETEH encoded by the coding sequence ATGCGGCTCAAGGAGTCACTGAAGAGCAGTTTTCTCGCGGGAGTAGTGCTGGTGGCGCCGCTGGTCGCGACGATTGTCATCCTCCGGTTCGTCACGAACCTCCTGGCGGGCCAGCTGCAGCCAATCGTCGAAGGGACGCGACTCGCCTCGTACACCGCCGACAACTACCTGCTGGCGCAACTGGTCGCGCTCGCGGTGCTGCTGGTCGCGGTCACCGTCCTCGGCGCGTTCGCCAAGCGCCCCACGGGCCGGCGCGTGTTCGGCCGGACCGGGCGGCTGGTGAACTTCGTCCCGGTCTTCCGCACCATCTACAGCAGCGTCAAGCAGATGGCGAACTCCGTCTCCTCGCGGAGTTCTGACTTCGAGTCCGCGGTGTACGTCGAGTACGAGCGCGACGGCCTCTACCGGCTCGGCCTGAAGACCGGCGAGAGCCCCAGCGGCGTCGGCGACGTGGCCGGCGAGCCCGCGCACAACGTCTTCGTGCCGGGCAGCCCCAATCCCACGCAGGGCGCGCTCCTAATGGTCCCGGAGAGCCGCGTCTACGACGCCGACCTCAGCGTCCGCACGGCCATCCGCATCCTCATGACGACGGGGATGGCCGACGGCTCCGGCAGCGACGCCATCGAACTCGACGAAGACGAACTCGCCGCGATGGGCGCGGCACCCGACGACGACCGCGACGCGGAGACCGAGCACTGA